In Chanodichthys erythropterus isolate Z2021 chromosome 11, ASM2448905v1, whole genome shotgun sequence, a single window of DNA contains:
- the LOC137030565 gene encoding LOW QUALITY PROTEIN: uncharacterized protein (The sequence of the model RefSeq protein was modified relative to this genomic sequence to represent the inferred CDS: deleted 1 base in 1 codon; substituted 1 base at 1 genomic stop codon), whose amino-acid sequence MDFHFMTFSFISGCFTAHVINQPKRVQQAQIGDSVTIECYFLKKDFNLIVWYKQLLGKKPQPIAKSYYMNNVYFLKGFDDGRRKWNLSSKHFPNDTRGCSDLLLWSDXFTALYFSPGTFLMITEKHSNMRRILQQPDLKPVHLGDNITLQCTVQFMEDCAQHNVYWLKQSSGESMSRIIVSLFIMADAQTCVYNFTMKIRTLSDTGIYYCAMDVDGEIITGQGTKVTITGTDQNIMNPGTFILVSSNIISAVIIMIALVKWHFIGMCILTCIYYVFY is encoded by the exons ATGGACTTTCATTTTAtgacattttcttttatttcaggTTGCTTTACAGCCCATGTTATTAACCAGCCAAAACGGGTGCAACAAGCCCAAATTGGAGACAGTGTAACAATCGAATGCTATTTCCTCAAAAAAGATTTTAACCTCATTGTGTGGTACAAGCAGCTATTAGGAAAGAAGCCACAGCCTATAGCAAAGTCTTACTATATGAAcaatgtttattttctaaaaggatttgatgatggaCGCCGGAAATGGAACTTATCATCTAAACATTTTCCGAATGACACAAGAGGATGTAGCGACTTATTATTGTGGAGCGATTAA TTCACTGCGCTGTATTTCAGCCCTGGAACATTTCTGATGATAACAG aaaaacattcaaatatgaGAAGAATTCTACAGCAACCTGATTTAAAACCTGTTCATCTTGGTGATAACATCACTCTGCAGTGTACAGTTCAATTCATGGAGGACTGTGCACAACACAATGTCTACTGGCTCAAGCAAAGCTCAGGGGAATCAATGTCTAGAATTATAGTTTCTCTTTTTATAATGGCTGATGCACAGACATGTGTCTACAACTTCACAATGAAGATCCGCACACTCTCTGATACTGGTATTTACTACTGTGCCATGGATGTAGATGGAGAAATAATCACTGGACAAGGAACTAAAGTGACTATCACTGGCACAG ATCAGAACATTATGAATCCAGGAACTTTCATTTTGGTGTCTTCAAACATAATTTCTGCGGTAATAATTATGATAGCCTTGGTCAAATGGCATTTTATAGGTATGTGCATTTTGACCTGTatttattatgtgttttattaa
- the nitr9 gene encoding novel immune-type receptor 9: MITFRVLLLFLIAITTIFFFNITIFPCFNVVLGLTATHLNNPPVFTKPGETVNLPCFYQNQIAMHFSWYKHEPGQNPRLISTIYKNTQISDSATYYCGSAYSNVMEFVEGTELIVEGLKSYTVVKQHAFIPSHSGDSVNLMCTVLNQTCVGNHSVYWLIHEPQESHPRIIGAHGTSTDQCDRISESGFTVRRCVYSFSKKDFNLSDAGTYYCAVAACGEILLGNGTKLDIIGADSTQMMTFVLLSIVRTVLLLITVTTVTVWYCMKSKRMSKEGCSSSVIRDRRSRPERRLGASCSKVI, translated from the exons ATGATAACCTTCAGAGTTTTGCTTCTCTTTCTCATCG CTATTACaacaattttcttttttaatataacaatttttccttgttttaatgttgttttaggCCTTACTGCAACACATCTGAATAACCCACCTGTGTTTACTAAACCGGGAGAAACAGTTAATTTACCTTGCTTTTACCAAAACCAAATAGCCATGCACTTCTCATGGTACAAGCATGAACCTGGACAGAATCCCAGGCTCATCTCCACCATTTACAA AAACACACAGATCTCAGATTCTGCAACATACTACTGTGGAAGCGCTTATTCCAACGTAATGGAATTCGTCGAAGGCACAGAGTTGATAGTTGAAG GGTTGAAAAGCTACACTGTTGTAAAACAACACGCTTTCATTCCATCACATTCTGGAGATTCAGTGAATCTTATGTGCACCGTTTTAAATCAGACCTGTGTAGGAAACCACAGTGTGTACTGGCTCATACATGAACCACAGGAATCTCATCCAAGAATCATTGGCGCACATGGAACGAGTACTGATCAGTGTGATCGGATCTCTGAATCTGGTTTTACGGTACGTAGATGCGTCTACAGCTTCTCTAAGAAGGACTTCAATCTGTCTGATGCTGGGACTTACTACTGTGCTGTTGCTGCATGTGGGGAGATACTGCTTGGGAATGGAACTAAACTGGACATTATAG GTGCAGATTCCACACAGATGATGACTTTTGTTCTTCTTTCCATTGTTAGAACAGTCCTTCTTTTAATCACTGTTACTACAGTTACTGTTTGGTACTGCATGAAATCAAAAAGAATGTCAAAAGAGGGCTGCTCTTCATCTGTCATCCGAGATAGACGATCCCGACCAGAGAGAAGGCTAGGAGCCAGTTgctcaaaagtaatctga